One window of Candidatus Anaeroferrophillus wilburensis genomic DNA carries:
- the amrA gene encoding AmmeMemoRadiSam system protein A yields the protein MLMKKKVGVDLGLTAAEKQFLRQVVLTEIAGHLNAPVPAHHHDPAAGEHLRELRGAFVTLYKDGSLRGCIGHIRATRPLEETVREMAIAAAFHDPRFPAVTAEELTSLKLEISVLTPLQLVNDFEEIEVGVHGLYLECQGHAGLLLPQVATEYGWSREEFLAHTCMKAGLSASCWRQSETRIYLFSADIF from the coding sequence ATGCTCATGAAAAAAAAGGTTGGGGTGGACTTGGGGTTGACGGCGGCGGAGAAGCAGTTTCTCCGCCAGGTGGTGTTAACGGAGATTGCCGGCCATCTGAATGCACCTGTCCCGGCGCACCATCATGATCCGGCAGCTGGTGAACATCTGCGGGAATTGCGCGGGGCTTTTGTAACCCTCTATAAAGATGGCAGCTTGCGCGGCTGCATCGGCCATATCCGAGCAACCCGGCCGCTGGAGGAAACGGTTCGGGAGATGGCCATTGCCGCAGCCTTCCATGATCCTCGCTTCCCAGCGGTCACTGCCGAGGAACTGACCTCCCTGAAACTGGAGATATCCGTCCTGACACCTCTGCAGCTGGTGAATGATTTTGAGGAGATTGAGGTGGGGGTGCATGGCTTGTATCTTGAATGCCAGGGCCATGCCGGACTTTTGCTGCCCCAGGTGGCCACCGAGTACGGCTGGAGCCGGGAGGAGTTCCTTGCGCACACCTGCATGAAAGCCGGGCTGTCGGCTTCCTGCTGGCGGCAGTCAGAAACCAGGATATACTTGTTTTCCGCCGATATTTTCTAG
- a CDS encoding HNH nuclease family protein, giving the protein MTLSKEKDYTETMAELRRHQELRAQSYRERALKLFPWVCARCGREFAGKKLQQLTVHHKDHNHDNNPADGSNWELLCVYCHDHEHTKQVNASFYGSPPPTDAEKPATTYSPFADLDQLLKKKQSH; this is encoded by the coding sequence ATGACCTTGTCAAAGGAAAAAGACTATACCGAGACCATGGCTGAGCTTCGGCGCCACCAGGAACTGCGGGCGCAAAGCTACCGTGAGCGGGCTCTTAAACTGTTTCCATGGGTCTGCGCCCGCTGCGGCCGTGAATTCGCCGGCAAAAAACTGCAGCAACTCACCGTCCACCACAAAGACCACAACCATGACAACAATCCCGCTGACGGCAGCAACTGGGAGCTTTTGTGCGTCTACTGCCACGACCACGAACACACAAAACAGGTCAATGCATCATTCTACGGCAGCCCGCCACCGACCGACGCAGAAAAACCAGCCACCACCTATTCGCCCTTTGCCGATCTTGACCAGCTGCTGAAGAAGAAGCAGTCACATTGA